A part of Candidatus Electrothrix aestuarii genomic DNA contains:
- a CDS encoding menaquinone biosynthesis protein, giving the protein MIHFGMVNYINTAPIYEIWKEQVQRPDWSVTEAPPARLNTLLAAGELDLGFVSCYEYAAHPEQYRIMADLSISATGPVGSVFMFSTIPPEELDGKPVLMTGQSDTSVWLLRIILEDFFEVKPQYIRGEIFAGRNPENEPAAVLAIGDEALRLATEENTPYPIQLDLAEFWHQQTGLPFVFSICAVREDFLARDEEGVRELHQTLLSCRDQGSQRLPEIAERAARRIPMDPSACLAYLQAIEYNLGPAKLAALEEFFSRLIQHGAASEQALPLKIFS; this is encoded by the coding sequence ATGATACATTTCGGCATGGTGAATTACATTAACACCGCACCGATCTACGAGATCTGGAAGGAACAGGTGCAGCGCCCGGACTGGTCCGTGACCGAGGCACCGCCTGCCCGGCTTAATACGTTGCTGGCAGCCGGAGAGCTGGACCTCGGCTTTGTCTCCTGCTATGAGTATGCGGCCCACCCGGAGCAGTACCGAATAATGGCCGACCTCTCCATTTCCGCCACCGGACCGGTGGGTAGTGTGTTTATGTTTTCCACCATTCCGCCGGAGGAGCTGGACGGCAAGCCGGTACTGATGACCGGCCAATCCGACACCTCGGTCTGGCTCCTGCGCATCATCCTGGAGGACTTTTTCGAGGTCAAACCGCAGTATATCCGGGGAGAGATCTTTGCCGGGCGCAATCCAGAGAACGAACCCGCAGCCGTGCTCGCCATCGGCGACGAGGCCCTGCGTCTGGCAACAGAGGAAAACACGCCCTACCCTATCCAGCTGGACTTGGCGGAATTCTGGCACCAGCAGACCGGGCTACCCTTTGTCTTTTCCATCTGCGCCGTGCGCGAAGATTTCCTCGCAAGAGACGAAGAGGGCGTGCGGGAGCTGCACCAAACCCTGCTCTCCTGTCGTGATCAGGGAAGCCAACGTCTGCCGGAGATTGCTGAGCGGGCAGCCCGCCGTATCCCTATGGACCCCAGCGCCTGCCTTGCCTATCTCCAGGCGATAGAGTATAACCTCGGCCCGGCAAAGCTCGCG
- a CDS encoding amidohydrolase family protein, whose product MTDRLIIHRAPWLLPVSHPPIADGGLAVQAGKILGAGRFQEITRSSPGAEVIDHPETVLMPGLINAHTHLELSHLAHLSQEPAPASFPGWIGHMLAERMKVNADKDTILDAARAVLTQQQAQGVVAIADITNTGFTQELIQEFQGQLLCLKEYLGLRAANVSDLLAALNQETVQTCTAHAPYSTHLDLLQALRQKARAAQQVFSIHVAESLAEHDLISQGTGAMRDFLEERGFWDGSFQPTGSNSKGAVSYLHQHGLLDRQTLCVHCIHVTAQEMDLLVKTDAKVCLCPGSNRYLGVGTAPVENYLRKGLLPALGTDSLTSNPELSIWREMRLLAEEHPTVDPANILRMATLGGAEALGLDKQLGSLEAGKEARILAVRTTDSLQGRHQLHAYLVHTPQAAAQLL is encoded by the coding sequence GTGACAGACCGACTCATCATCCATCGCGCGCCCTGGTTGCTCCCCGTAAGCCATCCGCCCATTGCCGATGGCGGACTTGCGGTGCAGGCTGGGAAGATCCTCGGGGCCGGCAGGTTCCAGGAGATTACGCGCAGCTCTCCCGGCGCGGAAGTTATTGATCATCCTGAGACCGTGCTCATGCCCGGCCTGATCAACGCCCATACCCACCTGGAACTCTCCCACCTTGCCCATCTTTCCCAGGAACCTGCCCCTGCCAGTTTTCCCGGCTGGATCGGCCATATGCTGGCAGAACGAATGAAAGTAAATGCGGACAAGGACACCATCCTGGATGCAGCCCGTGCCGTCCTTACCCAGCAGCAGGCCCAGGGCGTGGTCGCCATCGCTGACATCACCAATACCGGCTTCACCCAGGAGTTGATTCAGGAATTTCAAGGTCAGCTCCTCTGTCTCAAGGAATATCTCGGCCTTCGGGCAGCAAATGTTTCTGACCTGCTCGCTGCCTTGAACCAAGAAACAGTCCAGACCTGCACCGCCCATGCTCCCTACTCCACCCATCTTGACCTCTTGCAGGCACTAAGGCAAAAGGCCAGAGCAGCACAGCAGGTTTTTTCTATCCATGTTGCGGAATCCCTTGCTGAGCACGACCTAATCAGCCAAGGTACAGGAGCAATGCGAGACTTCCTCGAAGAGCGTGGATTCTGGGACGGGAGTTTCCAGCCCACTGGCTCGAACAGCAAGGGTGCTGTCTCCTATCTCCATCAGCATGGTCTGCTTGACAGGCAGACACTCTGTGTGCATTGTATTCATGTGACAGCGCAGGAGATGGATCTGCTCGTGAAAACTGATGCCAAGGTCTGCCTCTGCCCAGGCAGTAATCGCTATCTCGGCGTAGGCACAGCCCCGGTGGAGAACTACTTACGCAAAGGCCTCCTGCCCGCCTTGGGCACGGATAGCCTGACCAGTAATCCCGAGCTCTCTATCTGGCGGGAGATGCGCCTGCTGGCAGAAGAACACCCGACTGTTGATCCGGCGAATATCCTGCGCATGGCAACATTAGGCGGGGCCGAAGCCCTGGGGCTGGATAAACAGCTGGGTTCCCTGGAAGCGGGAAAGGAGGCCAGGATATTGGCAGTCCGAACAACGGACTCTCTCCAGGGCAGACACCAACTCCATGCCTATCTGGTTCATACTCCTCAGGCAGCAGCTCAGCTCCTATAA
- the mqnC gene encoding cyclic dehypoxanthinyl futalosine synthase: MIMQQIADKVTAGERISGEEFLLLADKADLYQLGFMANAVRKRLHPEPVVTYVIDRNINYTDICISACTFCAFYKAPEAPEGKVLSKEELLQKIHETQELGGTQILLQGGLHPDLPLEFYEDMLRFMKATGIHIHGFSPPEVCHFAELSGLSVQAVLERLMGAGLDSIPGGGAEILSDRVRQQLAPRKCSADEWIAVMEIAHTLGMRTTATMMFGHIETWKERLEHLQRLRDLQDRTGGFTAFIPWPFQPDNTALAEAIHKEQGMTKASAFAYLRMLALSRIFLDNFANVQASWVTQGPKVAQLSLFFGANDFGSTMIEENVVAAAGVHFRLSEQEIRHLVTDAGFTPQQRLMDYTPVGQKTKQ; encoded by the coding sequence ATGATCATGCAGCAGATAGCAGATAAAGTCACAGCCGGAGAGCGTATCTCCGGCGAAGAGTTTCTTCTCCTTGCCGACAAAGCCGACCTCTACCAACTGGGATTCATGGCCAACGCCGTGCGCAAAAGGCTCCACCCGGAACCCGTGGTCACCTATGTCATTGACCGCAATATCAACTACACTGATATCTGCATCTCAGCCTGTACGTTCTGCGCGTTTTATAAAGCCCCGGAAGCCCCCGAGGGCAAGGTACTGAGCAAAGAGGAGCTATTACAAAAAATCCACGAGACCCAGGAACTGGGCGGCACCCAAATTCTCCTTCAGGGTGGTCTGCACCCGGATCTGCCTCTGGAATTCTACGAGGATATGCTCCGTTTCATGAAGGCAACCGGTATTCATATCCACGGATTCTCTCCGCCAGAGGTCTGCCATTTTGCGGAGCTCTCAGGCCTGTCCGTTCAGGCGGTGTTGGAGCGACTCATGGGCGCTGGCCTGGATTCTATTCCCGGTGGCGGGGCCGAGATTCTCTCCGACCGGGTCCGGCAGCAGCTTGCCCCGCGCAAATGCTCAGCTGATGAGTGGATTGCGGTCATGGAAATAGCCCATACCCTGGGTATGCGTACCACAGCCACCATGATGTTCGGTCATATCGAGACCTGGAAGGAACGGCTGGAGCATCTGCAACGTCTGCGTGACCTCCAGGACCGCACTGGCGGCTTTACCGCCTTTATCCCCTGGCCCTTCCAGCCCGACAACACCGCCTTGGCCGAGGCTATCCACAAAGAGCAGGGCATGACCAAAGCCTCTGCCTTTGCCTATCTGCGTATGCTGGCCCTGAGCCGCATCTTCCTTGATAATTTTGCCAATGTGCAGGCTTCCTGGGTCACCCAGGGGCCGAAGGTGGCCCAGCTCTCTCTCTTCTTCGGAGCCAATGATTTTGGTTCCACTATGATTGAGGAAAATGTAGTTGCAGCAGCTGGAGTTCACTTCCGCCTCTCCGAGCAGGAAATCCGCCATCTGGTCACAGATGCAGGCTTCACTCCGCAACAACGACTCATGGACTACACCCCGGTCGGACAAAAAACAAAACAGTGA